A single window of Malus sylvestris chromosome 5, drMalSylv7.2, whole genome shotgun sequence DNA harbors:
- the LOC126623432 gene encoding solanesyl diphosphate synthase 3, chloroplastic/mitochondrial-like, with translation MGELLDPFSLVSDELSIIANRLRAMVVSEVPKLSSAAEYFFKTGVEGKRFRSTVLLLMSTALNITVPEPPTELQEALSTELRAMHITVPEPPTELQEALSTELRARHTTVPEPPTELQEALSTELRARQQRIAEITEMFHVASLLHDDVLDDADTRRGVGSVNCVMGNKLAVLAGDFVLSRACVALASLRNTEVVSLMSTVVEHLVTGETMQMTTKSDQRFSMEYYMQKTYYKTASLISNSCKSIAVLAGHTTEVAALAYEYGKNLGLAFQLIDDLLDFTGTSASLGKASLSDIRHGIVTAPILFAMEEFPQLRTVVEQCLDNNPANIELALNYLGRSRGIHRTRELATKHANLAAAAIKSLPKSEDENVRKSRRALVHLTQVVITGTKKRDAPS, from the exons ATGGGA GAACTGCTCGACCCATTCTCACTTGTTTCCGATGAGCTGTCGATTATTGCTAACAGGTTGCGGGCGATGGTAGTTTCTGAG GTCCCTAAGCTTTCCTCCGCTGCCGAGTACTTCTTTAAAACGGGAGTGGAAGGAAAGAGGTTTCGTTCCACG GTCTTATTGCTGATGTCAACCGCGTTGAATATCACTGTACCTGAACCTCCTACGGAGCTGCAAGAGGCTTTGTCAACAGAGCTACGCGCAATGCATATCACTGTACCTGAACCTCCTACGGAACTGCAAGAGGCCTTGTCAACAGAGCTACGCGCAAGGCATACCACTGTACCTGAACCTCCTACGGAACTGCAAGAGGCTTTGTCAACAGAGCTACGCGCAAGGCAACAACGAATAGCAGAAATCACAGAGATGTTTCAT GTGGCAAGCCTTTTACACGATGATGTATTGGATGATGCAGACACAAGGCGTGGTGTTGGTTCAGTAAATTGTGTAATGGGAAATAAG TTGGCTGTTTTAGCAGGGGATTTTGTGCTTTCCCGAGCCTGTGTCGCACTTGCCTCCTTGAGAAACACAGAG GTTGTATCATTAATGTCAACGGTTGTTGAGCATCTTGTGACTGGTGAAACCATGCAAATGACTACCAAATCTGATCAACGTTTTAG CATGGAATATTATATGCAAAAGACTTATTACAAGACTGCATCACTGATTTCAAATAGTTGCAAATCAATTGCCGTTCTAGCTGGGCATACAACCGAAGTTGCTGCGTTGGCTTATGAATATGGAAAAAATCTG GGACTGGCATTTCAATTAATAGATGATCTCCTTGATTTTACGGGCACATCAGCTTCACTTGGAAAGGCATCTTTATCTGACATCCGCCAT GGCATTGTAACTGCTCCAATATTGTTTGCCATGGAAGAGTTTCCTCAGTTGCGTACAGTTGTTGAACAATGCCTTGATAACAACCCTGCAAATATTGAACTC GCTCTCAACTACCTCGGTAGGAGCCGTGGAATACATAGGACAAGGGAGCTAGCCACAAAACATGCAAACCTTGCCGCAGCAGCAATCAAATCTCTGCCCAAGAGCGAAGACGAGAATGTCAGAAAATCGAGGAGGGCACTCGTACATCTCACCCAGGTAGTCATTACAGGAACCAAGAAAAGGGACGCCCCTTCTTGA
- the LOC126621669 gene encoding transcription termination factor MTEF1, chloroplastic-like, with amino-acid sequence MIFQQRKTSLSLSLSLSLQKTMPVSAAAALQSSLCFSSNNPSSSSDLDTQLAAKPKSLLHKHPLYTPTHTKLSLQFKEKILCLEIMGVDAGKALSQNPNLHSATLDSIHSIISFLRSKGIHQKDLAKIFGMCPCILTSSIKSDLNPVFAFLSQDLKVPDCYFRRVINKCPRLLASSVKDQLKPALLYLQSLGFKDLNALAYHDPVLLVSNVERTLIPKLEYLEGLGFPREETLGMVLRCPGLLTFSIENNFKPKFEYFSVEMGKGLEELKGFPQYFTFSLEKRIRPRHMEVVERGVEVPLPLMLKSTDEEFRKLLRELGGGG; translated from the coding sequence ATGATATTCCAACAGAgaaaaacctctctctctctctctctctctctctctctccaaaaaaCCATGCCAGTTTCAGCAGCTGCAGCTCTGCAGTCATCTCTCTGCTTCTCTTCTAACAATCCATCATCTTCTTCTGATTTGGACACCCAACTGGCCGCAAAACCCAAAAGCCTGCTCCACAAGCATCCTCTCTACACACCCACCCACACCAAACTCTCCCTCCAATTCAAAGAGAAGATCCTCTGCCTTGAAATCATGGGAGTCGATGCAGGCAAAGCCCTCTCCCAAAACCCTAATCTCCACTCCGCGACTCTCGACTCCATCCACTCCATAATCTCCTTCCTCCGCTCCAAAGGCATCCACCAAAAGGACCTGGCCAAGATCTTTGGGATGTGCCCCTGCATCCTCACCTCCAGCATCAAGTCCGACCTCAACCCGGTTTTCGCCTTCCTCTCCCAAGACCTAAAAGTCCCGGATTGCTACTTCAGAAGGGTCATCAACAAGTGCCctagattgcttgcttcaagtgTGAAAGACCAGCTCAAACCAGCGCTTCTTTACCTCCAGAGCCTTGGGTTCAAAGACCTAAATGCACTAGCCTACCATGACCCTGTGCTGCTGGTTTCCAATGTGGAGAGGACATTGATTCCCAAGCTTGAGTACTTGGAGGGTTTGGGATTCCCAAGGGAGGAGACTCTGGGGATGGTGCTGAGGTGCCCTGGACTGCTAACCTTCAGCATTGAGAACAACTTCAAGCCAAAATTCGAGTACTTTTCGGTGGAGATGGGAAAAGGGTTGGAGGAATTAAAGGGGTTTCCGCAGTATTTTACGTTTAGTTTGGAGAAGAGGATAAGGCCGAGGCACATGGAGGTTGTGGAGAGGGGAGTGGAAGTGCCTTTGCCATTGATGCTTAAGAGTACTGATGAGGAGTTTAGGAAGTTGCTCAGGGAATTAGGGGGTGGTGGATGA